GTTTGGCATATAAGGGTATCCCCGACTTTTAAATTGTTTCTCAGTGAAACCATGCCTGTACCGTTGCTGTTAAGTGCCGTCATAAAGGAGATCACCATCCCCTCCCTCAAATCATAAGCCGTTGCTTTGTTGCTGATATGCTCAAATAACATCAGCGAAAGAGCTGCGTTTCTTACCTGATTAAACCCTAATACATACACAGCCCTTGATATTGTATTTATTTTACCCTCCAGTTGATACTTTATGTAAAAAACCGTGTTTACCATTTTCAACACTTTGTTGGAAAGTGCATAATCATTGAGGATGGTGTTGGCCAGCTCATTGACTGAAACGTCACTTTCGGATAAGGTCTGTTTGTTAACCAATGCTACTGTGCGTCCCATAGCAGGAAAATCACTATTGGACAGTATCTTACTGTTTAACTTTTCAATTATAGGTATCTTTTTATCCATATTATCTCATCTGATATAAAAATAATTTTAACATTATTCCTAAAAAAATTCATATTGCCACCTCTATTAAAATTGTTGTAAGCTATGGAGGACGATGGCAGCTCTCATGGATGTAAGTGTTATAATTCCAACTATCAATGCTTCCGGTATAATCGGAAAATTAGCCGCCTCCTGTATGAATCAGAAACACGAGGATGGTACTGCGGTAAGTTCTGAGGTCATAGTGATAGATTCCTCATCTTCAGACAATACGGTTGAAATTGCCGGCTCATTGGGCTGCAAAACTATAGTAATTCCAAAGGCTGACTTTAACCACGGTGGAACCAGAAACTTAGCCGCATCCAAAGCCTCCGGC
The genomic region above belongs to Nitrospirae bacterium YQR-1 and contains:
- a CDS encoding HDOD domain-containing protein — encoded protein: MDKKIPIIEKLNSKILSNSDFPAMGRTVALVNKQTLSESDVSVNELANTILNDYALSNKVLKMVNTVFYIKYQLEGKINTISRAVYVLGFNQVRNAALSLMLFEHISNKATAYDLREGMVISFMTALNSNGTGMVSLRNNLKVGDTLICQT